TGAAACAAGACCATAGGTCGGCTTCATTCCCAACACTCCGCAAAAGGCTGCGGGCTGACGAACCGACCCTCCTGTATCCGACCCTAAAGAGAAGTGCCCGAAGCCTGCAGCCACTGCCGCAGCCGATCCGCCGCTGGAACCACCCGCCACCCGTTTATAATCCCGGGGGTTTCTCGTTACCTTAAAGGCGGAATGCTCCGTAGAGGAACCCATGGCAAACTCATCCATATTGGTTTTCCCAAGGCTTACAGCCCCGGCCTCATTCAGCCCTAGGGTACACTCTCCGTCATAGGGAGCGATAAAGTTCTTAAGCATATTCGAAGCGCAGGTGCACCGCTGATTTTTCATCATAATGTTATCCTTAATGGAATAAAGGGCCCCCTCTAAATTTCCGAGGGATGTGCCCTTTTGAAGTTTACGATCCAACCCCTGTGCTTTTTTTACAATTTCTTCCTCGCTAAGAGTGATAAAGGCACCGATCTTATGCTCTTTTTCTTTGATTGTATCCAAGGTATCCTTAAACAGTTCCTCTGCGCTGTATTTTTTACTTACCAATTGATTTTGTATTTGCTCAATGGTTAATCCCTGATTATCCAATGTTTTACTCACCCTTTTCTGCATAGACTCTTCACTGATTATTTGATCACTTTCGGTACCGTCACAAAATTATGATTTCTCTTTGGAAAATTCTTTCTCATTAGCTCCTTTTGATCAAACTCTTCCACCCGGTCCTTTCGAAGGGGGGTTTTGTTTTTATGCATCCAGTACCCCTCTTCTATGGCTTCGTAGGTATTGGTAACTTCTATTCCTTCAAGCTTTGTTAAATAGCCGGAAAGTTCCTGTAGGTCTTCTTGCAGTTTACGGATTTCTTTATTCTTTAACCGCAGTCTGCTTTGGCGGCATAAGCGATTCAGTTCTTTTCTTTCAAAACGTTCCATCATCACACCTTCTTTAATATAAATATTTCATCCTTCTTTGTATAGCAATTTTACATCTTCATTGGTCTATCACTCTATAACGTTCTTCCGTTGTCGTTTTTTCATAAACAAACCCAGCGCTCCGAGAAAAACCATGGTCCCCGCATAAATTCCCGTAATCATGTACGCGGTATTATAAAAGAAGGGCTGGGGCAGCATTTGGATCAAGGTATCGGTTTGGGGATTTAACAGCCATAGATCATTGTCGAAGAAAATCAAGTGGAAAATTACAAAATACCGTCCGAAATCCACATACATCAACAAAGCCAACACTCCGAAAAACAGAATATTCCCCAGCATGGTATAAAAAAGGAAATTCCAGATGTTTTTCTTCCAGTCCCGGTCCTTATAGATCATTAACACCATTAAGGCTGCAAAAGCCAGGGCTCCCAGGTTCCGAATATTTCTCCCCGCCACAAAGAGGTCCCGTACATCGATCATATGAAGAATCTCCCGCTCTCCATATACCGGGCGCAGCTCGTCACCGAAATAGGCTTCCGTCTCCAAGCGGTGGCGGTCATCCCCCCGAAGATACCGGTGCATATCCTCCACGGTATACTCCAGGTTATCCATGTCCATGCCCGTGACCTCCGGTACATCATAACGCTCAAATTGGGTAAGATAGTGATCCACATTAAAAGATACCAGCTCTGTTGCCGTCAATAGGAGGACCACACTTAATAGGATCCCCGCCAGGATATATAGTAACCGTTTCAGCCATCGATTCATCGTCTAGGTCCCCTTCTTCTCAATAAATTCACTTTCTGTCAGAATTTCGATCTCCGCCCCTTCAGCCTGCAATCTCTCCGCTTTTTGAAGTTTTGAGCCGGGATCCTCCCCTACAATCAGGATATCCGTCTTCTTGCTCACGCTTCCCGTAACCTTAGCCCCCGCCTCTTCCAAGTAGGTCTGAATCTCTTTTCTGCTGGAGAAGTGCTGGAAACTGCCGGTGATCACCATGGTTTTCCCGTAGAAGGGATGTTCTTCGGCGAGGCTTTTGTCCCCTTCAGTGTTTTCTACCCCGGACAGGTTCCCATTTCCCGGTGGGGTTTCCGGTTTAGGATTTACTCCCGCGGCCAATAGGGCATCAATGCTTTCTTTGATCCGCTCTTCCTGGAAAAAATCCACCACGGACCGGGCCACAATTTCTCCGATGTCCCCGAGACTGATCAACTCCTCAACCTCCGCCTTCCGCAGGTTTTCCAGGGTCTTATAATGTCTGGCCAAATCCTTAGCGGTCTTCCTTCCTACATTGGGGATTCCCAAGGCGTACACAAACTGGGAGAGTGCACAGTCTTTACTGTCCTCAATGGCGGCGAGGATGTTTTTCGTTTTCTTATCCCCGAAGCGTTCCAACTGAATTAAATCTTCATATTCCAACCGGTATAGATCCGCAATCCCCCGAAGCCCCACTTCATCATGAAGTTGCTCCGTAATTTTCTCACTCAGGCCTTCGATATCCATGGCGTCCCGACTGGAAAAATGGGAAATCCTTGAGACCAGCTGGGGTTTACAGGACAGGGAATTAGGACAGAAGATATGAGCCCCTTTTTCCACCACTTCCGTGCCACAGGCGGGACAGTTGACCGGCTTTTCAATCTCCTCGGCCTCACCGCAGCTCTCCTTTACCACCCCCATAATCTCCGGGATGACATCATTGGATCTTCGAAGCCACACCTGACAGCCCACTTTTACGTCTTTTCGCTGGATGTCTCCGTAGTTGTTCAGGGTCGCCCGTCCCACGGTGACCCCTCCGATTTCCACGGGCTCTAAAATCGCCGTGGGGGTGAGCTTTCCTGTACGGCCCACCTGCCAGATCACATCCCGAAGCAGGGTGGTCATCTCCTGGGCTTCAAATTTATAGGCCATGGCCCATCGGGGAAATTTCTGGGTATAGCCCAGTTTTTCCCGGGTTTTTAAGTTATTCACCTTAATGACAATTCCGTCGGTTAAATAGTCCAGGTCCTTGATGGTTTTTTCCAGGGCTTCAATTTTTTCGATAACCGCTTCCATGTTTTTGCATAGATAAATATGGGGGTCCACAGGGAGGCGCTGATCCTTTAAAAACTGAATCATTTCCATATGGCTCTTAAACCCCCGGTCCTCATAATAGTTGATATGATAAAAAAAGGCATCCAAATTCCTTGTTGCCGTAACCTTGGGGTCGAGATTACGAAGGGCTCCCGCCGCACCGTTTCGGGCATTTTTTAAGGGGGTCTTCGCATTTTTGTTGTATTCCTCCAACACCGAAAGAGCCATCAGCCCTTCCCCCTGCACTTCTAAGGTTCCCTGATGGGGAATGGACAGGGGAATGGACTTAATGGTCTTTACCTGTTCTAAAATCCCTTCCCCCACTTCTCCGTTTCCCCGACTGGCCCCTTGGACCAGTTCTCCCTTTTCATAGGTAAGACTCAGGGTTAACCCGTCAAATTTATATTCCACCACGTATTCCAAGGGTTCGGTAGCGGACTCGGTATCGTTGGCTAAAATCCGCTTCATCCGGGTTTCCCAGTCCCGTAAATCTTCAACGCTTTTGGACTTATCGAGACTGAGCAGCGGGCGAATATGCCGATGGGGTTCGAACTTCTCCAAGGGCTCACCGCCCACTCTTCGGGTGGGAGAATTTTGCAGTTGCATACCGGTCTCTTCTTCCAAAGCCTCCAGCTCTTCATAGAGCGCGTCGTACTCTTTGTCGCTGACTAAAGGATTGTCCAGGGTATAATAGTGATAGGCGTAGTCATTCAGTTTTTCCACCAGCTTTTGCATCTGCTCTGTCTTTTTCCCGCCATGTATGAGATTTTCCTTCTGATTTGCCATTACAATCCTCCCTTTATTCCAGGATTTGCAGGTTGATATAGGCCGGGTCGATTTTTTTCAGTCCCGCCTTATCAAAGATGATGGTCAGCATGGACCCCTGTTTTCCCACTACTTTACCCTGACCGAACTTCGGATGATACA
The window above is part of the Isachenkonia alkalipeptolytica genome. Proteins encoded here:
- the gatC gene encoding Asp-tRNA(Asn)/Glu-tRNA(Gln) amidotransferase subunit GatC produces the protein MERFERKELNRLCRQSRLRLKNKEIRKLQEDLQELSGYLTKLEGIEVTNTYEAIEEGYWMHKNKTPLRKDRVEEFDQKELMRKNFPKRNHNFVTVPKVIK
- a CDS encoding TIGR01906 family membrane protein; this encodes MNRWLKRLLYILAGILLSVVLLLTATELVSFNVDHYLTQFERYDVPEVTGMDMDNLEYTVEDMHRYLRGDDRHRLETEAYFGDELRPVYGEREILHMIDVRDLFVAGRNIRNLGALAFAALMVLMIYKDRDWKKNIWNFLFYTMLGNILFFGVLALLMYVDFGRYFVIFHLIFFDNDLWLLNPQTDTLIQMLPQPFFYNTAYMITGIYAGTMVFLGALGLFMKKRQRKNVIE
- the ligA gene encoding NAD-dependent DNA ligase LigA, whose translation is MANQKENLIHGGKKTEQMQKLVEKLNDYAYHYYTLDNPLVSDKEYDALYEELEALEEETGMQLQNSPTRRVGGEPLEKFEPHRHIRPLLSLDKSKSVEDLRDWETRMKRILANDTESATEPLEYVVEYKFDGLTLSLTYEKGELVQGASRGNGEVGEGILEQVKTIKSIPLSIPHQGTLEVQGEGLMALSVLEEYNKNAKTPLKNARNGAAGALRNLDPKVTATRNLDAFFYHINYYEDRGFKSHMEMIQFLKDQRLPVDPHIYLCKNMEAVIEKIEALEKTIKDLDYLTDGIVIKVNNLKTREKLGYTQKFPRWAMAYKFEAQEMTTLLRDVIWQVGRTGKLTPTAILEPVEIGGVTVGRATLNNYGDIQRKDVKVGCQVWLRRSNDVIPEIMGVVKESCGEAEEIEKPVNCPACGTEVVEKGAHIFCPNSLSCKPQLVSRISHFSSRDAMDIEGLSEKITEQLHDEVGLRGIADLYRLEYEDLIQLERFGDKKTKNILAAIEDSKDCALSQFVYALGIPNVGRKTAKDLARHYKTLENLRKAEVEELISLGDIGEIVARSVVDFFQEERIKESIDALLAAGVNPKPETPPGNGNLSGVENTEGDKSLAEEHPFYGKTMVITGSFQHFSSRKEIQTYLEEAGAKVTGSVSKKTDILIVGEDPGSKLQKAERLQAEGAEIEILTESEFIEKKGT